In a genomic window of Dyadobacter fermentans DSM 18053:
- a CDS encoding putative inorganic carbon transporter subunit DabA gives MLGTPTTLSLEAYRSLYNAKKVKPEILEKVLVKRKGPDRLFEWQDKVLMKKFPPDAPPKIGALRANWQRQYKTDLGKRVHPRLFRIVASYIDHGTADWIFPVRGQGFLDSMREMESHSFVSVFNSPRARNLLLHESPSISDLLAVLVGDERFFKQYLFDQQFAHRDWSGLVATLENTPGSLPNGSTISLHDLIVFELLLEIDVLEDQPGNRWQPLASRLTGLPDDLFAPIPPSEKSEVLSIWQEASEWSHYEGLLAALKHNPHHQREEPANQMHVNDTANAPECIYIIGQPTLKRDIPSGYAAFVTGYDFKLDLNGDALEKIFQTELPLRAAANLECFFSQTANAGTGPRNATGPVRLLCIVEHFPETVRQVAARVNSDWLRNEWVHLAALDPESHEQRIWIV, from the coding sequence ATGCTCGGAACGCCGACAACCCTTTCGCTGGAAGCATACCGCTCGCTGTACAATGCCAAAAAAGTGAAGCCGGAAATCCTCGAAAAAGTGCTGGTAAAACGAAAAGGTCCGGACCGCTTGTTCGAATGGCAGGACAAGGTGCTGATGAAGAAATTTCCGCCCGACGCCCCGCCCAAAATCGGTGCGCTGAGGGCGAACTGGCAGCGCCAATACAAAACCGATCTTGGCAAGCGCGTCCACCCGAGGTTGTTCCGCATTGTAGCGAGCTACATCGACCACGGCACCGCCGACTGGATATTCCCCGTACGCGGACAAGGTTTCCTCGATTCCATGCGCGAAATGGAATCGCACAGCTTTGTGAGCGTATTCAACAGCCCGCGGGCGCGCAACCTGCTCCTACACGAAAGCCCCTCTATTTCAGACCTGCTGGCGGTACTTGTCGGAGATGAACGGTTTTTCAAACAATACCTTTTCGATCAGCAATTTGCGCATCGCGACTGGTCGGGACTGGTGGCGACTCTCGAAAATACCCCCGGCTCGCTGCCCAACGGCAGCACGATCTCGCTGCACGACCTGATTGTATTCGAACTGCTGCTTGAAATCGACGTGCTGGAAGATCAGCCAGGCAATCGCTGGCAACCGCTGGCGTCCCGCCTGACCGGTCTTCCCGACGACCTCTTTGCCCCCATTCCGCCGAGTGAAAAAAGCGAAGTACTCAGCATCTGGCAGGAAGCATCTGAATGGAGCCATTACGAAGGCCTGCTGGCCGCATTAAAACATAATCCTCATCACCAACGCGAAGAACCTGCAAACCAAATGCATGTAAATGATACTGCTAATGCGCCCGAGTGCATTTATATCATCGGCCAACCGACGCTAAAAAGGGATATTCCATCCGGCTATGCTGCTTTTGTGACCGGGTACGATTTCAAGCTGGATTTGAATGGTGATGCATTGGAAAAAATATTCCAAACTGAACTTCCGCTTCGTGCCGCCGCAAACCTTGAATGTTTCTTCTCACAAACGGCCAACGCAGGCACGGGCCCGCGAAATGCAACCGGGCCCGTGCGGCTGCTCTGCATCGTAGAACATTTCCCGGAAACCGTTCGGCAGGTAGCCGCCCGTGTGAATAGCGATTGGCTGAGGAACGAATGGGTGCATTTGGCTGCACTGGACCCCGAGTCGCACGAGCAACGGATATGGATCGTGTAA
- a CDS encoding peroxiredoxin, protein MSLRLGDIAPDFEANTTQGPIKFHEWLGDSWGLLFSHPADFTPVCTTELGKTALLKGEFEKRNVKVLAVSVDDLDSHNRWIPDINEVNDTEVNFPIIADEGRQVAQLYDMIHPNASEKATVRSVFVIGPDKKIKLTLTYPASTGRNFNEILRVVDSLQLTANYSVATPADWKDGEDVIVVPAVSTEDAQKKFTKGLNIVKPYLRYTPQPNK, encoded by the coding sequence ATGTCACTTCGATTAGGAGATATCGCACCGGACTTTGAAGCAAATACCACGCAGGGACCCATTAAATTCCACGAATGGCTGGGAGATAGCTGGGGATTGTTGTTCTCTCACCCGGCCGACTTTACGCCTGTTTGTACAACTGAATTGGGTAAAACAGCGCTGCTGAAAGGTGAATTTGAAAAACGCAATGTGAAAGTGCTCGCGGTGAGCGTCGACGACCTGGATTCGCATAACCGCTGGATACCGGATATCAACGAGGTAAACGATACGGAAGTGAACTTCCCGATCATCGCCGACGAAGGCCGCCAGGTAGCACAGCTATATGATATGATCCACCCGAACGCCAGCGAAAAAGCGACGGTACGCTCGGTATTCGTGATCGGCCCGGACAAGAAGATCAAGCTTACCCTTACTTATCCTGCATCGACAGGCCGTAATTTCAACGAAATCCTCCGCGTGGTGGATTCCTTGCAGCTGACGGCAAACTACTCGGTAGCCACACCGGCCGACTGGAAAGACGGCGAGGATGTGATCGTGGTGCCGGCGGTAAGCACCGAAGACGCCCAGAAGAAGTTCACCAAGGGTTTGAATATCGTGAAGCCGTATTTGCGCTACACACCGCAACCGAACAAGTAA
- a CDS encoding DUF6962 family protein — protein sequence MNDVVIDFSKVHQINLFGITILEPSTVLSSLMMTAVCIYAFFHLNKLGRAHRMYKQIQYFFLFMAIATAIGGILGHGFLYLTGKVGKIPGWFASMIAVALFERAAIWHIKPLLHRRNGLILGWLNYLELAIFFALTFITLDFRVVEVHAFYGLFLMLFMIEIYVYKKRKDPGSKYIFIATLMGAIAAGFHALKFSFGDWFNYNDIAHIPMSLSIWFYYQGARHMTYYGDETIVPEEVIESESER from the coding sequence ATGAACGATGTCGTCATAGATTTCAGCAAAGTCCACCAGATAAACCTATTCGGAATAACCATTTTGGAACCCTCGACGGTGTTGTCGAGCCTGATGATGACCGCTGTATGCATTTACGCGTTTTTCCATCTCAACAAACTCGGGCGCGCGCACCGCATGTACAAGCAAATCCAGTATTTCTTCCTGTTCATGGCCATCGCAACGGCCATCGGCGGCATCCTGGGCCACGGCTTCCTGTATCTTACCGGCAAGGTGGGGAAAATCCCGGGCTGGTTTGCCAGCATGATCGCCGTGGCATTGTTCGAACGTGCGGCGATCTGGCATATCAAGCCCCTGCTCCACCGCCGCAACGGGCTCATCCTCGGCTGGCTCAATTACCTGGAACTCGCCATATTTTTCGCACTGACTTTCATCACCCTCGATTTTCGTGTGGTGGAAGTTCACGCATTCTACGGACTGTTCCTGATGCTCTTTATGATCGAAATTTATGTGTATAAAAAAAGAAAGGACCCGGGGAGCAAATACATATTCATCGCTACGTTAATGGGCGCCATTGCCGCCGGTTTCCACGCATTGAAGTTCAGCTTCGGCGATTGGTTCAATTACAACGACATTGCCCACATTCCGATGTCCCTGTCCATCTGGTTCTACTACCAGGGCGCGCGGCACATGACCTATTACGGCGACGAAACGATCGTTCCGGAGGAGGTGATCGAGAGCGAAAGCGAGCGCTAA
- a CDS encoding TonB-dependent receptor domain-containing protein, which yields METMNTSFLSAVRLVFLTLFLGIAAHHTFAQAPAPGNSKISGIVLDSAAAKGVEFASIALFSVADSKVIDGTTADENGKFALAKVAPGAYRLMISFIGYKDKAVDVKVEKGKDVELGSVQLASSVQNLQEVTITGEKSLIEEKVDRMVFNAEKDITSKGGDASDLLRKVPMLSVDLDGNVSLRGSSNIRVLINNKPSTIIASNVADALKQIPADMIKSVEVITSPSAKYDAEGSGGIINIITKKNNLQGLTLNIDSGVGNRGSNLGLNGSYRKGKMGFTLGGFGRAFYNKATSVLDQTTYSGGSSFLTNQSSTAKDRGMFGQYSLGWDYDLGKNQALSAGLRYGTRNFIQKQDLTINQYENSALSNNSLRKVDRKDLSGTVDFNIDYIRTFKPQQEWSISTLYSRTGLTNNFNTDLLNESGAVDSKLKNENKNENSELTLQTDYQTPLGKNQMLEFGAKGIFRTVDSDFKYLTAGESGDFVLSPTNPSGVLNYKQNVAAGYLSYTLSTQNKYTFKLGTRYEYTGITADMGAGKAIDIPAYGNLVPSINVSKVLSGSTTLKAAYNRRIQRPGIQQLNPNVNLANPQSISTGNPALSPELTDNFELGLSTNIKKTYINASVFARQTNNSITQVRMAVDTLQGAIVTTFENIGKQRAYGANIFANVYLTPKWTLNGSIDILHSYLEGQTTGLDGTSVGISNSGFNYGGRLMSQLSLRNGWGLQAFGFYRGKEIQLQGTRTGFYLYSLGFKKDFANKKGSIGFGAENFLTKGVRFTSDLTSPQFVQTGSTQLYNRNFKVTFSYSIGKMSFNAPKKKTKSVNNTDVVGGGGQQN from the coding sequence ATGGAAACCATGAACACCTCATTCCTGTCAGCCGTCAGATTAGTCTTTTTGACATTATTTCTGGGTATTGCAGCCCATCACACCTTCGCCCAGGCACCGGCACCGGGAAATTCTAAGATTTCCGGAATTGTACTCGACTCAGCGGCCGCTAAGGGCGTGGAGTTTGCGAGTATTGCATTATTCAGTGTCGCTGACAGCAAGGTCATTGACGGCACAACGGCCGATGAAAACGGCAAATTCGCGCTTGCGAAAGTAGCGCCTGGTGCCTACCGTCTGATGATCTCGTTCATCGGGTATAAGGACAAGGCCGTGGATGTGAAGGTGGAAAAGGGCAAAGATGTGGAACTCGGGTCGGTTCAGCTAGCGTCGAGCGTGCAGAATTTGCAGGAGGTGACGATCACAGGCGAAAAATCGCTGATCGAGGAGAAGGTGGACCGGATGGTTTTTAATGCAGAAAAAGACATTACTTCGAAAGGCGGCGATGCGTCCGATCTGCTGCGGAAAGTACCGATGCTTTCAGTGGACCTGGACGGCAACGTGTCGCTGCGGGGGAGCTCCAATATCCGTGTTTTGATCAACAACAAGCCTTCGACGATCATCGCGAGCAACGTTGCGGATGCCTTGAAGCAGATCCCGGCCGATATGATCAAGTCCGTGGAAGTGATCACGTCGCCTTCCGCCAAATACGACGCCGAGGGCTCGGGTGGGATCATCAATATCATTACCAAAAAGAACAACCTGCAAGGCCTGACGCTGAATATCGATTCGGGGGTAGGTAACCGCGGCTCGAACCTCGGCTTGAACGGCAGCTACCGCAAAGGCAAAATGGGTTTCACGCTGGGCGGTTTCGGGCGCGCATTCTACAATAAAGCGACATCCGTGCTCGACCAGACGACTTATTCGGGCGGCAGCTCGTTCCTGACCAACCAGAGTTCTACGGCCAAAGATCGTGGGATGTTCGGGCAATACTCGCTGGGTTGGGATTATGATTTGGGTAAAAACCAGGCATTATCGGCCGGCTTGCGCTACGGAACACGGAATTTTATCCAAAAACAGGACCTGACGATCAATCAATACGAAAATAGCGCGCTAAGCAACAATTCTTTACGCAAAGTCGACCGGAAGGATTTGTCGGGAACCGTGGATTTCAATATCGATTATATCCGGACTTTCAAGCCGCAACAGGAGTGGAGCATTTCGACCTTGTACAGCCGCACGGGCCTCACCAATAATTTTAATACCGATTTGCTCAACGAATCGGGCGCGGTGGATAGCAAGCTGAAAAACGAGAACAAAAATGAAAATTCGGAGTTGACGCTCCAAACGGATTATCAGACACCACTGGGTAAAAATCAGATGCTCGAATTTGGTGCAAAAGGAATTTTCCGGACCGTGGACAGTGATTTCAAATACCTCACCGCAGGCGAATCGGGCGATTTCGTTTTGAGCCCAACCAACCCGTCGGGCGTTTTGAACTACAAGCAGAATGTGGCTGCGGGATATCTTTCCTACACACTTTCGACTCAGAACAAATACACATTCAAACTGGGAACGCGCTACGAATATACGGGCATCACGGCCGATATGGGCGCGGGCAAGGCGATTGACATTCCGGCTTACGGAAACCTGGTGCCGAGCATCAATGTGTCGAAGGTGCTGTCGGGCAGCACTACGCTGAAAGCCGCTTACAACCGCCGTATCCAGCGCCCGGGCATCCAGCAGCTGAACCCCAATGTGAACCTGGCCAACCCGCAGAGCATCAGCACCGGTAACCCGGCATTGAGCCCCGAACTGACCGACAACTTCGAGCTCGGATTGAGCACGAATATCAAGAAAACGTACATTAATGCCTCTGTTTTTGCACGCCAGACCAATAATTCGATCACGCAGGTGAGAATGGCCGTGGATACGCTCCAAGGCGCTATCGTCACCACTTTCGAAAACATCGGCAAGCAGCGCGCATACGGCGCCAACATCTTCGCCAACGTGTACCTGACCCCGAAATGGACATTGAACGGAAGCATCGACATTCTGCATTCGTACCTCGAAGGACAAACGACCGGTCTGGACGGTACTTCGGTGGGCATCAGTAATTCGGGTTTCAATTATGGCGGCCGGTTAATGTCACAGCTTTCGCTGCGGAACGGCTGGGGATTGCAGGCATTCGGCTTTTACCGGGGCAAGGAAATCCAGTTACAGGGAACGCGCACCGGTTTTTACCTATATTCACTAGGGTTCAAAAAGGATTTTGCCAACAAGAAAGGCAGCATTGGTTTCGGAGCGGAGAATTTCCTGACAAAAGGCGTGCGTTTTACGTCCGACCTGACATCGCCGCAATTCGTCCAAACCGGCTCCACGCAGCTTTATAACCGCAATTTCAAGGTGACATTCAGCTACTCGATCGGGAAGATGAGTTTTAATGCGCCGAAGAAGAAGACGAAGTCAGTAAACAATACGGATGTTGTAGGAGGCGGAGGCCAGCAGAACTGA
- a CDS encoding MCP four helix bundle domain-containing protein: MKWSFVIQQKFKAAILLGGIMAMIVGGTLISRYNVEGIDESFSSIYQDRLVPATTILYLTENLYRKRLSLENYLYSDERQLPAHVKAQLRAHDRSVDSLIRLFEKTYLVDEEAKSLQAFKSQIARYSKLEEQVLALCASGAFADAKQLFSAPGATTFESTILNLNELAGIQSTIGKDLMKASKVNVASFGIISFLQIALAIITGLVVIVLIRNSQIIQKPRSDRNKSQYFNLN; this comes from the coding sequence ATGAAGTGGTCGTTTGTTATTCAGCAGAAGTTCAAAGCTGCGATTTTGTTGGGAGGGATCATGGCAATGATCGTGGGGGGCACGCTGATCTCGCGTTACAATGTGGAGGGGATTGACGAGTCGTTTTCGTCCATTTACCAGGACCGCCTGGTTCCGGCGACTACCATTTTGTACCTCACCGAAAACTTGTACAGGAAGCGGTTATCGCTCGAAAATTACCTTTATTCGGATGAGCGGCAGTTGCCCGCGCATGTGAAGGCGCAGCTGCGCGCGCACGACCGGAGCGTCGATTCGCTGATCCGGTTGTTTGAAAAGACCTATCTGGTGGATGAAGAGGCGAAAAGTCTGCAAGCATTCAAAAGCCAGATTGCCCGTTATTCGAAGCTCGAAGAGCAGGTGCTTGCATTGTGTGCGAGCGGCGCATTTGCCGATGCGAAGCAGTTGTTTTCCGCGCCAGGTGCCACCACATTCGAAAGTACCATATTGAATTTGAATGAGCTGGCAGGCATCCAGTCGACGATCGGCAAGGACCTGATGAAGGCTTCGAAGGTGAATGTGGCGAGTTTCGGTATTATCTCATTCCTGCAAATCGCGCTGGCGATCATCACCGGCCTGGTGGTTATCGTGCTGATCCGCAATTCGCAGATTATCCAAAAGCCGCGTTCGGATAGAAATAAGAGCCAATATTTTAACCTGAACTGA